TCCTTAAAAGGATGGACCCACTGATCGCCCGCCATAACGGCCGGATCCATCTCGGTGCTCCATTCATTAAGCGGCGAATTCGGCGAATCATAATCATGATCCCCAATCACTACGCCATGCTCGTTGACGAACGGCTCGCTCGGGCCTCTTCCCTCGCGGAATTCCGGGAGGAAGGAGATTTCGAACGGATCAAGCGACGGATCGTCCTCTTTGCCATTGCCCATCGCTTCTTCCTTTAGATCGAAGGGCGGTTTGGCCCGTCCAGCTTCTTATCGTAGCCGGCTTCGCCAGGAGCGGCACCTCCGGCTTTATTTTTGCTTGCCTGCTCGGTTTGCTCAATCGAGTTGCCTTTTTTATTTTTCGCCATCGTAGTCGTCCTCCCGTGTATAACTGATTGTACGAACTACGATAGTATGCGCGTCAGGCATAAGCTTTATGTTCTCCCCTTAGGCTGACTGCTTGAAAAACGAGACGATAAACGTCGTTCCTACACCCTGCTCGGATTCGACGTTGATGCGGCCGTTATGGCGTTCGGCAATGCTGACGCAGAGCGGAAGCCCAAGGCCCGTCCCTTGCGTCTTGGTTGAGAAGAACGGATCAAAGATGCGCTGCTTCTGCTCGTCGGATATGCCGACGCCTTGGTCTTGGATGCGAAGGACGATCTCTTCTTTTTCTACTATGTATGACGTGTGGATGGATAAGCGGCCTTTCTCGCTCATCGCCTCCATCCCGTTGCGCGCCAGATTCAGGAGCAGCTGCTTGATTTCCTTCTCGTTTAATTGAATGGCAGGGACAAAATCGCATAGCTCAACCTCGAT
This region of Paenibacillus sp. JDR-2 genomic DNA includes:
- a CDS encoding DUF3905 domain-containing protein, translated to MGNGKEDDPSLDPFEISFLPEFREGRGPSEPFVNEHGVVIGDHDYDSPNSPLNEWSTEMDPAVMAGDQWVHPFKDIGFQTAENRDYFERGIAPQAGIFMHQDKNSAYRAGNPVPDSEEAPQKQPE